The Thalassotalea agarivorans region CTACTTTTGAACGTTAGAGTTAAAATAAAGTTTGAAACTCCTATTTTTTAAATAACTAGCGCTATTGTTATGTTGGTTACAAGTCTAAATTGCTCTTATCAGTCCTTTATACATATTCATTTGACAGTGAAACTTGTACTCCCCAATTGTGAGCGCTGGCAAAACAATTTCAGTTTCCTTATTAACTAATAATTGTTCACTAATTTCGAGCTCAGGGATCAATAACATTTCTGCACAAGGAGATTCATCTAAACGAGTGAACCTTAGTTGTATTGGTTTACCAGTCGGCACATTGATCAATGCTGGTGAGTAAACGCCATCTTTAACGATTACCTCTACATCAGTTTTGAGTGCATTTTTGGCCTCAGGTTTATAAAGCCAAAACCACCAAATAATAAGAGCGATTGTCGCCAAACCAACTATATTTGCTATCAACATATCAACTCCTAACTTTCTCTCGATTTGAATAAGCGTAATCTGTTTGCGTTGGAAACTACCGTTAATGAAGAGAACGCCATAGCAGCACCAGCAATAACGGGGCTCAGTAAGATGCCAAATACAGGATAAAGCACACCTGCCGCCACAGGGATCCCTGCGATGTTGTATATAAAAGCGCCAAATAAGTTTTGTTTTATATTTCTTAACGTCGCTTTACTCACTGCAATAGCATCAGCAAGACCATGTAAAGAGCCTCTCATTAAAGTAACATCGGCACTTTCGATGGCCACATCAGTACCTGTACCAATTGCAAAACCAACGTCTGCTAATGCCAAAGCTGGAGCGTCATTGATACCGTCTCCAGTCATACCAACAATTTCACCTAAGTTCTGAAGTTCCTTAACTTTACTCGCTTTATCTTCAGGAAGGACTTCTGCGTAAAATTCAGAGATCCCCACTTTTAACGCAACCGCCGCTGCGGTCTCTCTGTTGTCGCCAGTCAGCATAATCACTTTAATACCGTTTGCTTGCAGTCTCTTAATGGCAGAAATGGAGTCGTGTTTAATAGGGTCTGCCACCGCGATAATTGCTGCTAACTCGCCATCAACAGCAAAGTACATTGGAGTTTTTGCTTCTTTAGCTAGGGATTGTGCTCTTCCTGTAAAACCAGTCAGGTCTACATCTTCTTCAGCCATCAATTTAGCGTTGCCGAACAATAGCGACTTTCCTTCACATCTTGCTTTAACACCTTGGCCTGTAATCGCTTTAAATGATTGAATTTTTAACAGTTCGATTTTTTTCAGAGCTGCACTTTCTAAGATTGCTTCTGCAAGAGGATGTTCAGAACCATTTTCTAAACTGGCAGCTAACTGAAGCACTGACTTTTCATCTGTGGCATTTGCTAAGACTATATCAGTAACCTTAGGAGCGCCCTCTGTAATTGTGCCTGTTTTATCCAAAATCATTGCCGTAACTTTTGATGCTGTTTGTAATGCTTCACCGTTACGAATTAATACGCCAGCCTCAGCAGCTTTTCCAACGCCAACCATCACTGACATAGGAGTTGCTAAGCCCAATGCGCATGGACAAGCAATAATCAAAACTGTTGTCGCAGAAACGGTAGCAAAGGCAATGGCAGGCTCAGGACCAAAGTTGAGCCACGCTAAAGCACTTAACACAGAAATTATCATCACAGCTGGCACAAAATAGGCTGAAATAGAATCAGCTAAGCGACCAATAGGTGGTTTTGAATTTTGTGCTTTCTTTACCATATTAATAATTTGAGCAAGCGCAGTGTCTTTTCCAACTCGAGTAGCCCTAAAAAGGATTAAGCCTGACTTGTTAAGTGTTCCTGCCACTACTTGATCACTCACATTTTTTTCAACAGGTATTGGTTCACCTGTCAGCATTGACTCATCTATAGCGGTATGACCGTCCACGACTTCACCATCTACAGGAACTTTTTGGCCAGGCTTAACCTTTACAACGTCGTTCTCTAAGACTTGCTCAATACCTATTTCAACCTCTTTATTGTCTCGAATAACAATAGCCGTTTTTGCTTGCAACCCAATCAAACGTTTTATGGCTTGTGATGTCTTGCCCCGTGCTTTTAGTTCAAGTGCTAAACCTAAGTTGATTAACCCAATGATCATTGCTGTAGCTTCGAAATATACATGACGAGCCAAAAAGGGAAGTACGTCAGGTGAAAGCACAACAACCATTGAATAAATCCAAGCTGTGCCTGTGCCTACAGC contains the following coding sequences:
- a CDS encoding cupredoxin domain-containing protein → MLIANIVGLATIALIIWWFWLYKPEAKNALKTDVEVIVKDGVYSPALINVPTGKPIQLRFTRLDESPCAEMLLIPELEISEQLLVNKETEIVLPALTIGEYKFHCQMNMYKGLIRAI
- a CDS encoding heavy metal translocating P-type ATPase, with amino-acid sequence MKNKEPSQQLIIEGAGCASCVGKIESAIQSTAGVVSAEMNFADRTVMVSGTAHANELIKAVESAGYNAKLLDNAKADQILDEKEAADWEYYKKLLRDTFIALSLGIPLMIYGLFIGEMTVVTTTERISWLIVGIATLGVMYFSGKHFYVGAWNSFKNHSANMDTLIAVGTGTAWIYSMVVVLSPDVLPFLARHVYFEATAMIIGLINLGLALELKARGKTSQAIKRLIGLQAKTAIVIRDNKEVEIGIEQVLENDVVKVKPGQKVPVDGEVVDGHTAIDESMLTGEPIPVEKNVSDQVVAGTLNKSGLILFRATRVGKDTALAQIINMVKKAQNSKPPIGRLADSISAYFVPAVMIISVLSALAWLNFGPEPAIAFATVSATTVLIIACPCALGLATPMSVMVGVGKAAEAGVLIRNGEALQTASKVTAMILDKTGTITEGAPKVTDIVLANATDEKSVLQLAASLENGSEHPLAEAILESAALKKIELLKIQSFKAITGQGVKARCEGKSLLFGNAKLMAEEDVDLTGFTGRAQSLAKEAKTPMYFAVDGELAAIIAVADPIKHDSISAIKRLQANGIKVIMLTGDNRETAAAVALKVGISEFYAEVLPEDKASKVKELQNLGEIVGMTGDGINDAPALALADVGFAIGTGTDVAIESADVTLMRGSLHGLADAIAVSKATLRNIKQNLFGAFIYNIAGIPVAAGVLYPVFGILLSPVIAGAAMAFSSLTVVSNANRLRLFKSRES